A stretch of DNA from Cryptococcus neoformans var. grubii H99 chromosome 14, complete sequence:
GTGGCGTGCGCCGCCCCAGTTCCAACCTGTTTAGGAAAGCGACGTAACCCATAATAAGTATCTGTTATTTAAATTGTAATCAGCGCGCCTGATCGGAACGCTGCCGGGAAGACTCCATCATCGATTTTAGTGGGACTGGAGTGTGGAGCCCACATCCATGCCTCGATACAAACACTTCACCAACCAAATTTCATATTGCTTACTCTTTACAACCCTTTGAAATTCCAGCCACTTCCAGCCACACTATGTCGGAACCACCCGAGTACCAGAAATTACTAAGCAAGGACACAGAGTCGTTTGACGTGGATGTCGAGGACCAGGCGCCGACCTACCCTCCGGGCCCTAATAGCAACTCCATGTCGAGGGTGATATTTGTAGTGAGTCGACTGCCATAGCACGACAGTTTGTGTTGCTGATCTTGATTCGCAATGTCTAGTATGCCCCTCGATTTGGATTTGACGATCCTAAGGAGTATGTGGGCTTGGTAGGAAAGACGAAAGAGGTGAGTTTGGATTCCATTCGAAGGGCCAATCTGTTCGGTGTGAACCGCGTAAGGACTAAAGCGTCAACCATTTACCTCGCCCGCCCTCAGGAAACCATCCAGAACATGTGTCGTTATATCCCTGAACTGGCAGAATATCCAACCGACCGCATTTCCTTCCGCTTGAGTTCGACTGGATCGGCGCTCCCTAGAAATTGGGCAGTTGTGACCGAAGATATTTGGTTCACCTTCAAGTCAGATCCCCCTGAGAAGCTGGGCGTGATGGTGGAGCCGACTCAGAAGGACAAAGATGCTAGTGAGCTCGGCAGTTCGCCAATTCTACCCCTCGAATGCCTGGAACGTCGTTGTCTGACCACCTTATTTTGGTCCCCGTGACTTAGATCGTGCCAAACAAGTAAAGATTGTCATGATCATCATAGGCTGCTTCACTGGCTTTTGGGGGCTGATCGCCGCTATTGTTGCTATCGGGGATCATTTCTCTCCGTAGGAACCTAAAATAACACCACAAAACTGAGCGTGAACCCTCTTGCTATGATATTAAGCCTGTATGGTGCTCGGTTTGTTGTAAAGACTTGATATGTCTTGCTGGTCTGGGGGGGAAAGAAAATTTTCCATTGTTAGGTGggcggatgaaggagaacTGGATAGCGGCTGTCGGGAATTCACGAAGGAAGTGTCGATTTGGTGAAACGCTTTGAAGAGGGCTCGGAAGGAGTGTATAGGGCACATGGGCATTCGGAGACTTTATGGTGATGTTGGTCGGTTGATTAGCAATGATCGTAGAACGAGTACGCAGAATGGACGGAGGGAAGACCGAGTAAATAGGCTGTAGAACTATCATGCATCTATTCTTCATCTACTCTCTATCTCATTTAACCGCTACTTATTCTCTCCTTATATAAGTCCCCATTATTTGAAGTCCTTCATCCAGTTTCCAGGGCAACTTACCGGAGAACAGGACACTGAAGAACAAACTTGGGAAGGTTCTGTGAAGATCCTCCGGGTTTTCCAAAAAAAGCTTCCACAGCTAGTCCCCAAAGATCCTCTTTTCTGAGGCCATCCTCCCTTTTTCGAACTCTACATCCCACTTTACACCTGACTTATGGTACTTGGGGtaccactcttcttctcgtccacGTTTTCTACCATCTGGACCTCCATCTTAAGGACCTGTCTGGGGTTGTTCGTTGCATTGAGAGCCTCTTCGCAGACAATTTGCAGGATGTCGCCCCTTGCTTGGGCATCCTCAATTGCAGTTCGAGATTTGAACACGACATCCATCTGCTCCAGGGTTCGGCCTCTGTGACACGTAAGAAGTTGATTCTCAGTGGAATATCAAATATTTCGGGACAATAAGATACTGACTTGGTTTCAGgtacgaagaagaaggaccaAAGGCCAGCCAAGACAGACcagaaggcaaagaataTGAATGCCCCGTATCCTTTGGTGCCAGAAATGAGGGGAGGAGTGATTAAGCCCTACCGATGCCCATCGTGTTAACATACAGTGGTAAGTTCCCAGAGGCTAAGTGACTAACGATGATAAAATTGTTCAACCAATTGGAGCAGGTCGTTATGGCGACGCCCTTGGCGCGGCGACTGGAGGCGTGAATTTCAGCAGCTATTGATCATTTGTGAGTAAAAAAATTTTGGAATTGGGAAATTGACCTACGCATTGCCCAAGGGACGGGACCCCAACCGATACCGTAGAAGATCATGACACCGAAGATGAATCCAACACCCACCCAAGCAGGACCCTTGTGAGCCGGCCAGTTGTCAGAATAGGTTCCTATGAAGGTCAGAGACGTCAGCCGAAACAGATAAACTCAGGGCCGTCACTAGCTGCTTACCGATCATGGCCGCCACGACCGCATGAGAAGCTGTAAGGCCGATGGCACCGACGATAAGGAAAACTTTGCGGCCAACTTTgtcaagaaagaaaaaggcagcGACGACAGCGACAAGCTGTGCGATATTCAAGGCACCCGAGAGGGTAAGTTGAAGCTCGTAGTCAAGGCCTAGTTGTTCGAACAAGGTGGGAGCATAGTAGATGAGCTGGAGTACAATCAGTCAGTCGTTTGGCTCTTCAAGAAGAAAGTTACTTACAGCGTTGATGCCCACAAACTGTTGAAAGAACATGAGTAGAATACCAATCATCGTCTGTCGTATACTTCCGGCTCTGAACATGCCGACCCAACTCGCGAGCTCTAGCTTGAATTCCGATTTGGTCGACTGGTCGGTCATACTTGGATGGGCCCTGACGAGCACCTCACGGTTACGAATGGCCTCTGCCCTAATGGTGATCCATTCAGCTTGAACTCTAGGGTCGGTATCAGGCAACTGGCGGAGACGACACAAGCTCGTCAAGCATTCTTTATCACGACCGCGGAGAGCCAGCCACCGAGGGGAGTAAGGAAGTTGGTACAGGAAGCCTCCGAGAATAATACCTGGAAAGGGCAGAGGGGTCAATCACCTCTTGTAACCGCCTATCATTACGGAAATAAACTCACAAGGGAACATTTGAAGTGCAAAAGGCAGTCGGAACGAACCATCTCCAGGCAAGTATCGAGATCCATACGTCTAGACTTTTGTCAGGCCATACGCTTCACGGAACTATCGACTGTCGGACTCACAATGTAATACATGACCACAATACCAAGAACGATGGAAAATTGttcgaggacgaggagcgCACCTCGGATGTTGGGGGGAGCAATCTCGCTGATATAAGTGGGAGCAGTTGAAGAAAGGATTCCAATACCGATACCTCCGATAAAACGCCCAACAACAAGCTGAGCAAATGAATAGGAAGCGCTTTGCAGCACACTGTGGTGCGTCTGAGCTCAGTCAATCTTATCTGATGTTGTTGAACAACTCACGACCCGACAATGAACCAGACCATACCAAAAGCTATagaatgggaagaaatCAGTAGTGATttcaaaacaaaaacaatcCTCGAAGAGGGTTCGAATATGACTTACCTAACGATCCCTTTCTCGAATACCTGTCCGAAAAGTATCCCGACATGAAGGCTCCCAGAAAGGCACCCAATTCAAGTAATGCTGTCATGATACTGTAGCATACAGTCAGACGTAAATCTCCTGCCACAGAAGGTCCGACTCACCCCTTATTGAGACTCGCACTTGAGTTCACGTCTGCATTTGTCTCGGGGAACTGGTCTTGGAACTGGGGCATTGTTAAACAGATGGACAGGATACCCTGGTCAAATCCGAATAAAAGTCCGCCAATGCATGCAGCGCTGGCAGCCAGTAAAACCATCCTGCTGGCGAAAAGATCTTTGAGACCTGCAGCAAACATGTTAGTCAAGTTAGTTAGAATCTGAATCTCAAATAGATTAATGACTTACCATTAGCGCCATAAGAGCTGGCCAGGGCCCTGTCATCGTATGCAAGCGTCAGAGCATCCGGGTGTACCTTGATACCCAGAGCAGAGAGACTGGGCACTTCCTCCCTGCTTGGTGCGACAGTAATTTTACCCATAGGGCGTAATAATCCAAGTCAGTCTAAACTATCAGATTCTCAAGTATGATCTCTAGAAAGTGCGATAATGAGGGTGTACCAGATAACGAATGAGTTATGAATGTCACTAAAAAGAAGCGTCGTCGTTGGACGGTGAAAAAAGGATTGCAAGACAACCCCTTACTATTTATAATTATTTCATTAATCTATTACCTCCTGCTGCGGCATGCCAGTGAAGGCAATtaaagagaagatgattcCGATCTGTTGAAGGAGccggaaagaagattgcaGATGACAGAAAAGATACCGATCGCGGGGTCCCGGAGAAACTCCTAGCCGCACCGGAAGGGCTCCGGATGGCCTGTCTGGGGCTCGGACACATAGTCGCCAAAAGTTGCCGACGAACAGTCCCCAAGGTCTCGCAGGCGGCCTCCGGATGGCCTGTTTGCGTGGTCTCGGATGCAAATAGAGAGAAAGTTGCCGAACAGTCCTCT
This window harbors:
- a CDS encoding monosaccharide transporter; protein product: MGKITVAPSREEVPSLSALGIKVHPDALTLAYDDRALASSYGANGLKDLFASRMVLLAASAACIGGLLFGFDQGILSICLTMPQFQDQFPETNADVNSSASLNKGIMTALLELGAFLGAFMSGYFSDRYSRKGSLAFGMVWFIVGSVLQSASYSFAQLVVGRFIGGIGIGILSSTAPTYISEIAPPNIRGALLVLEQFSIVLGIVVMYYITYGSRYLPGDGSFRLPFALQMFPCIILGGFLYQLPYSPRWLALRGRDKECLTSLCRLRQLPDTDPRVQAEWITIRAEAIRNREVLVRAHPSMTDQSTKSEFKLELASWVGMFRAGSIRQTMIGILLMFFQQFVGINALIYYAPTLFEQLGLDYELQLTLSGALNIAQLVAVVAAFFFLDKVGRKVFLIVGAIGLTASHAVVAAMIGTYSDNWPAHKGPAWVGVGFIFGVMIFYGIGWGPVPWAMPAEIHASSRRAKGVAITTCSNWLNNFIIGLITPPLISGTKGYGAFIFFAFWSVLAGLWSFFFVPETKGRTLEQMDVVFKSRTAIEDAQARGDILQIVCEEALNATNNPRQVLKMEVQMVENVDEKKSGTPSTISQV